Proteins encoded in a region of the Scrofimicrobium sp. R131 genome:
- a CDS encoding DUF6541 family protein, translated as MTSWLLAVALAAAMALVAVGTSYFWLRAARVPAFIAGVFAPAVTVALVVGLGYLYNWLGIFWSGARVIPVLALIGVTGFGVFVWRWRTGWGRRGASHPVQPWGWAFWAAVALGWVLAVVPMVVSGPATNPVQQWDPSFHMNGVWSINHLGDGRMGSGLDESFREGNATAYPLGWHIFTALFTTPSTVVLGANASTLALILLWVVGAGAYTRMLFPQAAWVAPLLAGGMLSMPGDALMAYSQWPNATTVALLPGIASMMILLGRHLLEWWDGTGQVSRSKLVGGVIVLALSIIGAAVVHPIIAFNLLVLLTPAVLAGVFHLTGKYWPARRWGRLGSLWAAVVAGVAVVLVVMQSPSVRSMGEYPRSGVSWQVAFANLLTPTPPYPNSLSLFVWSGILAALLVVGLIRSQPRWPAFSFALFALITFVAYAPNSAFRQWLVAPWFLDPRRTMEPESLAIVPLAALGVVAVAHWLSQAGLRYANALLVVVLLVASGGEGLGARIGAAQSVYDPDRLGKPGMATAGELEMLRSLPDLLPPDARVLGDPQNGSVYAQVIGQREVFFPALTLSSNPSDNETILVQRFNQIQTDPSVCQAVREEGITHFYADNDGHYYSRLRSDRTPGLYNVDTSTGFELVAEGDTARVYRITACD; from the coding sequence GTGACTAGTTGGCTCCTAGCCGTCGCGTTGGCGGCGGCCATGGCCCTGGTGGCGGTGGGAACCAGCTACTTCTGGTTGCGCGCCGCCCGGGTGCCGGCCTTCATTGCGGGGGTGTTCGCTCCCGCGGTCACCGTCGCGCTGGTGGTGGGGCTCGGCTACCTGTACAACTGGCTCGGAATCTTCTGGTCGGGGGCGCGGGTAATTCCGGTCCTGGCCCTAATTGGCGTCACCGGCTTCGGCGTTTTCGTCTGGCGGTGGCGAACCGGCTGGGGAAGGCGCGGAGCCTCCCACCCGGTCCAGCCCTGGGGGTGGGCCTTCTGGGCCGCGGTCGCCCTCGGCTGGGTGCTGGCCGTGGTGCCGATGGTGGTCAGTGGACCGGCCACCAACCCGGTGCAGCAGTGGGACCCCTCGTTCCACATGAACGGCGTCTGGTCCATCAATCATCTGGGTGACGGCCGGATGGGTTCGGGCCTGGATGAGAGTTTCCGCGAGGGAAACGCCACCGCCTACCCGCTGGGTTGGCACATTTTCACCGCCCTGTTCACCACCCCGAGCACCGTGGTGCTGGGGGCGAACGCCTCCACCCTGGCCCTGATTCTCCTGTGGGTGGTGGGGGCTGGAGCCTACACGCGGATGCTGTTCCCGCAGGCGGCCTGGGTGGCGCCGCTGCTGGCCGGGGGAATGCTCTCCATGCCCGGCGACGCCCTGATGGCCTACTCGCAGTGGCCGAACGCCACCACGGTGGCGCTGCTACCCGGGATTGCCTCGATGATGATCCTGCTGGGCCGCCACCTGCTGGAATGGTGGGACGGGACCGGGCAGGTCTCGCGCTCAAAACTGGTGGGTGGGGTCATCGTCCTGGCCCTGTCCATTATCGGGGCGGCCGTCGTCCACCCGATCATTGCTTTCAACCTGCTGGTGCTGCTCACCCCCGCCGTCCTGGCCGGGGTCTTCCACCTGACCGGGAAGTACTGGCCCGCTCGCCGGTGGGGCCGGCTCGGGTCTCTTTGGGCCGCGGTCGTGGCCGGGGTGGCCGTCGTCCTGGTGGTGATGCAGTCGCCGTCCGTTCGGTCGATGGGCGAGTACCCGCGTTCGGGAGTCTCCTGGCAAGTGGCGTTCGCGAACCTGCTGACCCCAACCCCGCCCTACCCCAACTCCCTGAGCCTGTTCGTCTGGTCCGGGATCCTGGCCGCCCTGCTGGTGGTCGGGCTGATCCGGTCCCAGCCGCGCTGGCCGGCCTTCTCTTTCGCGCTGTTCGCGCTGATTACCTTCGTGGCGTACGCGCCCAACTCGGCTTTCCGGCAGTGGCTGGTGGCCCCCTGGTTCCTGGATCCGCGCCGGACAATGGAGCCGGAAAGCCTGGCGATCGTGCCACTGGCTGCCCTCGGGGTCGTGGCGGTGGCCCACTGGCTCAGTCAGGCGGGCCTGCGCTACGCGAACGCGCTGCTGGTGGTGGTGCTGCTGGTGGCCAGTGGCGGCGAGGGGCTGGGCGCCCGGATCGGCGCGGCCCAATCGGTTTACGACCCGGACCGCCTCGGCAAACCGGGAATGGCGACCGCCGGGGAACTGGAAATGCTCCGCAGCCTGCCGGACCTGCTGCCCCCGGATGCTCGGGTGCTGGGCGACCCGCAGAACGGCTCGGTCTACGCCCAGGTGATAGGGCAGCGGGAAGTGTTCTTCCCGGCGCTGACCCTGTCGTCGAACCCGTCGGACAACGAGACGATTCTGGTGCAGCGGTTCAACCAGATTCAGACGGACCCGAGCGTCTGTCAGGCTGTCCGCGAAGAGGGCATCACCCACTTCTACGCCGACAATGATGGACACTACTATTCGAGGCTCCGCTCCGATCGGACGCCGGGCCTGTACAACGTGGACACCTCCACGGGCTTCGAACTGGTCGCCGAGGGGGATACTGCTCGGGTGTACCGTATCACCGCCTGTGACTAA
- a CDS encoding DedA family protein has translation MHANSLVFFSQGDSSWFSTVIDWFKNPEDLLLTMGPWVLLGVALIVFIESGVLFPILPGDSLIFAAGLLHTQLNLNLWLLIGVILLAAFLGAQIGYWLGRRYGRGLFKPDARILKTEHLEQAENYFARYGGRSLILGRFVPIVRTFVPIAAGTARFPFGRFVVFNTLGAAIWGVGVTMIGALLGDRPWVHDNLEIIILLIVLVSVIPMVVEVLVQRRKAKQSD, from the coding sequence TTGCACGCGAACAGTCTGGTGTTTTTCTCGCAGGGGGATTCCTCCTGGTTCTCAACCGTGATTGATTGGTTCAAGAACCCGGAAGATCTTCTCCTAACCATGGGACCGTGGGTGCTGCTTGGAGTGGCGCTAATTGTCTTTATTGAATCTGGGGTGTTGTTCCCGATTCTTCCCGGAGACTCTCTGATCTTTGCGGCGGGTCTGCTGCACACTCAGTTGAATCTCAACCTTTGGCTACTAATTGGCGTGATTTTGCTCGCTGCCTTCCTGGGAGCGCAGATTGGCTACTGGCTGGGTCGGCGCTACGGGCGCGGGCTCTTCAAACCGGATGCGCGCATTCTTAAAACCGAACACCTGGAGCAGGCGGAAAACTACTTTGCCCGCTATGGCGGACGCTCCCTCATTCTGGGTCGCTTCGTCCCAATTGTTCGCACTTTTGTGCCGATTGCAGCGGGGACCGCCCGCTTCCCGTTTGGTCGGTTTGTCGTGTTCAACACGTTGGGCGCCGCCATCTGGGGGGTCGGGGTGACCATGATTGGGGCTTTGCTGGGCGATCGACCCTGGGTGCACGACAACTTGGAAATCATCATTCTGCTGATCGTTTTGGTTTCGGTCATCCCCATGGTGGTGGAGGTGTTGGTCCAACGCCGGAAGGCAAAACAGAGTGACTAG
- a CDS encoding lysylphosphatidylglycerol synthase transmembrane domain-containing protein, which translates to MDELLVRKRLPEPVVVADRLPVRQRRPEDLYEAGANLLGIALVLLLGVYAHSTTLGVTEDVRVAFGSVIRQLLLVPVSVIQGLFVILAPTAVIFALARRGRIRSILAVLVTGAVTAILGWLISMLIPHLPVPLVDSLLVNTPSGAVTSVDVVIMVLVAALTVAGDGSRVKSIRYSWYGIWFLLVVGVIRGTTTVAAVLVTVLLGRMIGCLARWILGFSDRRATPTDLVEALLTVGITPKTVIRADLDQELDSWRITESDRQPDFASGLVNPELEREHLAGLCRLKQAEPHRSSFADRHYQVVTADGRHLDLHVLDPSRAITGTIGDLWDNFRLRGLSRWISPTLKANAERAVLTTHVAVEAGAHTPPPVGIAEAGDSVVVVWEQLPPVSTLLALRHHEVPLGDEVLTQAWEQLLSAHSRGVSHRNLDVDSLVLDADQQLWILHWDQGEVATGELNRHIDRAQMLAHLALVAGPERALASARRYFSVSELLAISLVLQGAVLPPGVRGQLRRTKVLEELRSNLAELTEATPQVTTPLRLQRFSLRTVLMAILALAVLVAVVGGLNFNAIMNAAQDANAWWMLAAFLIGSTTWLAAAMPLVAFAPKKISLWQATLAQMGGSLANIVAPAGVGPAAFNLRFLNKQGVAMPLAVATVTLVQISQFLTSVVLLLGIVVITGTSLDIPIPTMTIVWVLAAILALVATLLAIPMIRNWIWAKVKPTWEQVYPQLLWIMGHPKELGFAMAGNLLGNLGFIGAFAASLAAFGYYLSPMTVTITFLVSTTLGSIIPSPGGIGPVEAALTGGLQVAGIPGAVAISAAVIYRLVTFYGRIPFGWLAMRYLQRRDLI; encoded by the coding sequence ATGGATGAGCTTCTAGTTAGGAAGCGCCTGCCTGAACCCGTGGTGGTGGCCGACCGACTCCCGGTCCGCCAGCGTCGCCCGGAAGACCTGTACGAGGCGGGGGCTAACCTCCTCGGCATTGCTTTGGTGCTGCTGCTGGGGGTTTACGCCCATTCCACCACCCTCGGGGTGACAGAAGATGTGCGGGTAGCTTTCGGCTCGGTCATCCGTCAGCTGCTGCTGGTCCCAGTTTCGGTCATCCAGGGACTGTTTGTGATTTTGGCGCCAACCGCGGTGATTTTCGCCCTGGCGCGCCGCGGGCGGATCCGTTCCATCCTGGCGGTGCTGGTCACCGGCGCGGTCACCGCTATTCTCGGCTGGCTCATCTCCATGCTGATTCCGCACCTGCCGGTCCCGCTGGTCGACTCGCTCCTGGTCAACACGCCCTCCGGGGCCGTCACCTCCGTCGACGTGGTGATTATGGTGCTGGTGGCCGCCCTGACGGTGGCCGGGGACGGCAGCCGGGTCAAGTCGATCCGCTACTCCTGGTACGGCATCTGGTTCCTGCTGGTGGTCGGGGTGATCCGCGGGACCACCACGGTGGCCGCGGTCCTGGTCACCGTGCTCCTGGGCCGAATGATCGGGTGTTTGGCCCGGTGGATCCTCGGCTTCTCCGACCGGCGCGCCACCCCAACCGACCTGGTGGAGGCCCTCCTCACCGTCGGAATCACCCCGAAGACGGTCATTCGCGCGGACCTGGACCAGGAGCTGGACTCCTGGCGGATCACCGAGTCGGACCGCCAACCCGATTTTGCCTCCGGCCTGGTCAACCCCGAGTTGGAGCGCGAACACCTGGCCGGCCTCTGCCGGCTCAAGCAGGCCGAGCCGCACCGATCCAGCTTTGCCGACCGGCACTACCAGGTGGTGACCGCGGACGGGCGGCACCTGGACCTGCACGTGCTGGACCCGTCCCGCGCCATCACCGGCACCATTGGGGACCTGTGGGACAACTTCCGGCTCCGGGGCCTCTCCCGCTGGATTTCCCCCACCCTGAAAGCCAACGCTGAGCGGGCCGTCCTCACCACCCACGTGGCGGTCGAGGCCGGCGCTCACACCCCGCCCCCGGTGGGGATTGCCGAGGCGGGGGACTCCGTCGTCGTGGTCTGGGAGCAGCTGCCCCCGGTCTCCACCCTGCTGGCCCTGCGCCACCACGAGGTGCCCCTGGGTGACGAGGTGCTCACCCAGGCGTGGGAGCAGCTCCTCTCCGCCCACAGCCGCGGGGTCTCCCACCGGAACCTCGACGTCGACTCGCTGGTGCTCGACGCGGATCAGCAGCTGTGGATCCTCCACTGGGATCAGGGCGAGGTGGCCACGGGCGAGCTGAACCGGCACATTGACCGGGCCCAAATGCTGGCGCACCTGGCCCTGGTGGCGGGACCCGAGCGGGCGCTCGCCTCCGCTCGACGCTACTTTTCGGTCTCGGAACTGCTGGCGATCTCCCTGGTGCTGCAGGGCGCTGTCCTCCCCCCGGGGGTGCGCGGCCAGCTGCGGCGCACCAAAGTGCTGGAGGAGCTGCGCTCCAACCTGGCGGAACTGACCGAAGCCACCCCGCAGGTAACCACGCCGCTGCGACTGCAGCGCTTCTCCCTGCGCACCGTGCTGATGGCCATCTTGGCCCTGGCGGTGCTGGTCGCGGTCGTCGGCGGCCTGAACTTCAACGCAATTATGAACGCGGCGCAGGATGCCAACGCCTGGTGGATGCTGGCCGCCTTCCTGATTGGTTCCACCACCTGGCTGGCGGCCGCCATGCCGCTGGTGGCGTTTGCCCCCAAGAAGATCAGCCTCTGGCAGGCCACCTTGGCGCAGATGGGCGGCTCCCTGGCCAACATTGTGGCCCCCGCCGGCGTCGGCCCGGCCGCCTTCAACCTGCGGTTCTTGAACAAGCAGGGGGTGGCCATGCCGCTGGCGGTGGCCACGGTGACGCTGGTGCAGATCTCCCAGTTCCTCACCTCGGTGGTGCTGCTGCTGGGAATTGTGGTCATCACCGGAACCTCCCTGGACATTCCGATCCCCACCATGACCATCGTCTGGGTGCTGGCCGCGATCCTGGCCCTGGTCGCCACCCTGCTGGCGATCCCAATGATCCGCAACTGGATCTGGGCGAAGGTCAAACCCACCTGGGAGCAGGTCTACCCGCAGCTGCTCTGGATCATGGGACACCCGAAGGAACTCGGGTTCGCCATGGCCGGGAACCTGCTCGGGAACCTCGGGTTCATCGGCGCGTTCGCCGCCTCCCTGGCCGCCTTCGGCTACTACCTGAGCCCGATGACGGTGACGATCACCTTCCTGGTGTCCACCACCCTCGGCTCGATCATTCCTTCCCCCGGCGGCATCGGCCCGGTGGAGGCGGCCCTCACCGGTGGGCTCCAGGTGGCGGGGATTCCCGGCGCGGTCGCCATCTCCGCCGCGGTCATATACCGCCTGGTCACCTTCTACGGCCGGATCCCCTTCGGGTGGCTGGCGATGCGGTACCTGCAGCGCCGGGACCTGATCTAG
- a CDS encoding ABC-F family ATP-binding cassette domain-containing protein: MSLHFLRATGISRSFGAHQVLTDISLTIQAQTRAGLIGQNGSGKSTLMRILAGVDQPDTGVVETSPGAQVGLLWQDFPLPAEASVHTAAELAQRPLLDLRGRLESLAVDLAAHPGNPELLTAYGQTLEQADRLEVWTLEATRDQTLAGLGLGEVDPARTVGTLSGGQRSRLALACLLLSRPDVLLLDEPTNHLDEAATTFLAGTVRDWPGPVLVASHDRAFLEESATEILDLDPDPSGAGGLTRTRGGFSDYILARLDQRAAWERQYQLEQAELRRLRGRVRQDHQVGHPGAKPRTEGGSAKKFYADRNARVVKRRVDDASRRLTELSEQQVRKPPRELAFAGLTRGGAPQSGRVLLRDAQVTGRLAPVSLDLSPGEQLLLVGPNGSGKSTLLAVLAGQVPLTGGQVQVSGSFGLLGQEPAPVPDLTVEQIYRREVGEDAPALTEFGLLAPRELNRPGRHLSTGQVRRLELAMILARPPAILALDEPTNHLSLDLVTLLEELLPTYPGIAVLTSHDRWLRRRWAGPQLELVPAVR, encoded by the coding sequence ATGTCATTACACTTTTTGCGCGCAACCGGAATTTCCCGCAGCTTCGGCGCCCACCAGGTCCTGACCGACATTTCCCTCACGATTCAGGCGCAGACGCGCGCCGGTTTGATCGGCCAGAACGGTTCGGGCAAGTCGACGCTGATGCGGATCCTCGCCGGGGTGGACCAGCCCGACACCGGGGTGGTGGAGACCTCCCCCGGAGCCCAGGTCGGGCTGCTGTGGCAGGATTTTCCCCTGCCTGCCGAGGCCTCGGTCCACACCGCCGCGGAGCTGGCCCAGCGGCCGCTGCTCGACCTGCGGGGCCGCCTCGAATCCCTAGCCGTCGACCTGGCCGCTCACCCAGGTAACCCGGAGCTGCTGACCGCCTACGGGCAGACCCTGGAGCAGGCAGACCGGCTGGAAGTCTGGACCCTGGAAGCAACCCGCGACCAGACGCTGGCCGGGCTGGGATTGGGCGAGGTGGATCCGGCCCGGACGGTCGGCACCCTCTCCGGCGGGCAGCGTTCCCGCCTGGCCCTCGCCTGCCTGCTCCTGTCCCGGCCCGACGTGCTGCTGCTCGATGAGCCCACCAATCACCTGGACGAGGCGGCCACCACTTTTCTGGCCGGCACGGTTCGGGACTGGCCGGGACCGGTGCTGGTCGCCTCCCACGATCGGGCTTTTCTGGAGGAGTCGGCCACCGAAATCCTGGACTTGGACCCGGATCCCAGCGGGGCCGGGGGCCTGACCCGGACCCGGGGCGGGTTCTCCGACTACATTCTGGCTCGCCTGGATCAGCGGGCAGCCTGGGAGCGCCAGTACCAGCTGGAGCAGGCGGAGCTTCGGCGGCTGCGCGGCCGGGTCCGCCAGGATCACCAGGTGGGGCACCCGGGGGCAAAACCGCGAACCGAGGGCGGAAGCGCCAAGAAGTTCTACGCGGATCGCAATGCGCGCGTGGTCAAGCGGCGGGTGGATGACGCCTCCCGGCGCCTGACCGAGCTGAGCGAACAGCAGGTCCGAAAACCCCCGCGCGAACTGGCTTTTGCCGGGCTGACCCGCGGGGGCGCCCCCCAGTCGGGACGGGTGCTGCTGCGCGACGCCCAGGTGACCGGGCGCCTGGCCCCAGTCAGTTTGGACCTCTCCCCGGGGGAGCAGCTGCTGCTGGTGGGGCCGAACGGCTCCGGCAAATCCACCCTGCTGGCGGTGCTGGCCGGGCAGGTGCCCCTCACCGGCGGTCAGGTGCAGGTCAGCGGCAGTTTCGGGCTGCTGGGGCAGGAACCCGCCCCGGTCCCCGACCTGACGGTGGAGCAGATCTACCGCCGGGAGGTTGGGGAGGACGCGCCGGCCCTGACCGAGTTCGGCCTGCTGGCCCCGCGCGAGCTCAACCGCCCGGGCCGTCACCTCTCCACCGGGCAGGTGCGCCGCCTCGAACTGGCGATGATTCTGGCCCGGCCCCCGGCCATTTTGGCGCTGGATGAGCCGACCAACCACCTGTCGCTGGACCTGGTCACCCTGCTGGAGGAACTGCTGCCCACCTACCCGGGGATCGCCGTCCTGACCAGTCACGACCGGTGGCTGCGCCGACGTTGGGCGGGGCCGCAGCTGGAACTGGTTCCGGCCGTCCGCTAG